Below is a genomic region from Deltaproteobacteria bacterium.
GCAAAGACCCTTGCTCAGCCCACTGGACCCCCTCCATCCAGAGAGGAAAGACCCATGAATCGCGAACGAGCAGAGGAACTGAAAAAGAGGGTGGAACTCATCTGGATGTGGCGGCTGACCGAAGAGCTGGAGTTGACGGAAGAGGAAGGAGCTAAGCTCTTCCCTCTTCTGCGCAAATATGAGGAGAAAAAGAGACGGCTGAGGGAAGAAAGGAAGAGGCTCTTTTGGGAATTGAATAGGATAGTCGAGAAAGGTGAGGTATCTGAGGGGGCCTTGAAGGAGGCAGTAAAGGCCCTGGAAGAAAACGACAGGGACCTCCAAAAGGTGAAGGGGGAGGGATTTAATGAGCTCAAGAAGATCCTCCCTGTAAAAAAACAGGCAAAATACATCATCTTCCAAGAGAACTTTCGCCGCGAGATACATGGCCTTATCGAAAGGGCAAAGCGAAGGGAGATGAGGCCCAGGAAACCCTGAGGCTGCATCCTTTACAACCCCCCCTTTAGATGTTAATCTCTTGAGGGATGTCACAGGCAGGGATAGATAAAGGGGGGGTATATGCGGAAGTAGGAATTGCCCTCCCGCTGGAGAAGACCTTATATTACGCCATCCCCTCGCATCTCCGATCCTTGTCCGAGGTCGGCAAGAGGGTCTTGGTCCCTTTAGGTAGACGAAAGGTCACCGGCTACCTACTGGAGATACCTCCCCATCTTCCCCCAGGTATAAGGGGCATAGATATAAAAGAGATCCTCGATATCCTGGATGAGGCCCCTCTCTTTGACGAGGGGATGCTCCAATTCTTCCGTTGGATTGCCAACTATTACCTCGCCCCTTTGGGGGAGGTAATAAAGACGGCCCTTCCCCCCGGGATCAACTGGGAGAGCTATTATCACGTATCCTTGACGCAAGAGGGGAAAAGGGTGGCCCTCGGGCACTCTCCCCATAGGGCCCCATATGTCGAGGTACTGCAGGCCATAGACCCTCAAAAGGGGAGCCCCCTGAAGAGGCTCCTCAAGGACCACCCTCGCCGTTCCCTCTTCTTCTCCTTGCAGAAAAAGGGATTGATCTCCCTGGAGGCAAAGATAAAGGAGGGAAGGACGAAGGTCAAAAAGTTGACCTTTGTGGAGACCTTACCACCCCCTTGCCCTGCTGAGCCCCTCAAACCCAGGAAGAGGGAAATTCTCTCCTTTCTCGATGGGAAAAGGAGGGTACCGATGGGAGAACTTCAGAGGAGGTTCAAGAGAGCCCCCTCGGCAATCAAGGAGTTGATGAAAAGGGGAATAGTGGCCGTGAAGGAGGAGGAGATCTATAGAGAACCAGTTATGGAGGTTCTTGAAAGAGAGGAAGGCCCCTTCTCCATGACCACAGAGCAACAAGAGACCCTGAAGCAGATAAGGAGGGCCCTGGAGGGGAATATGTTTAGCCCCTTTCTCCTCCATGGTGTGACGGGTAGCGGAAAAACAGAGGTCTACCTCAGGGCTGTGCAGGAGGCCCTGTCTTTGGGTAAGCAGGCCTTGATCCTCGTCCCTGAGATCTCCCTCACCCCCCAATTATTGGGGCGCTTCCAAAGGAGGCTGGCCGTGGAAATGGCCCTCCTGCACAGCGGTCTGTCGCCGGGGCAGAGGTACGACCAGTGGAGGAAGGTGAGCAAGGGCGGGCTTAAGGTGGTCATCGGTGCCCGTTCCGCCATCTTCGCCCCCTGTAAAGACCTAGGTTTGATCATCGTGGACGAAGAACATGAGACCTCGTACAAACAGGAAGAAGGGGTGAGATATAATGCGCGGGACCTGGCCTTAGTGCGGGCAAAGAGGGAGGGAGCTGTGGTGGTCCTCGGCTCCGCCACCCCTTCCCTCGAATCCTTTTACAACGCCCAGAGGGGGAAGTTCCAACCCTTGCACCTAACACAAAGGGTAGCAGGAGGAATCTTGCCACAGGTGGATATAGTAGACCTAAAGGGGGAAAAACATCCCCTGCTCTCCTCCACCTTAAAGGAGGCCTTGGCCGAAGCTCTGGAAAATGGAGGGCAATCCCTTCTCTTTTTAAACCGACGGGGGTTCTCCAGTTCGGTCATCTGCGCTGATTGTGGTTCTCCCTTCAAATGTAACAATTGCAGCGTAACCCTCACCTTTCATGCCCAGAGAAGGGTCCTCCTTTGCCACTATTGTGGTTATCATCTTCCCGCCCTCCAAATCTGTCCCCACTGCGGGGGCGGCAAGATCCAATTGCTTGGGTTCGGCACAGAAAGGGTGGAGGAAGAGATAAGGAAACTATTCCCCCAGGCTCGGGTTGCACGCATGGACAGTGATGTCATGACCCGGCGGGGTGCCTATGGAAGACTATTAAGGGCCTTGGAAAGGGGTGAGATAGATATCCTAATAGGAACTCAGATGATCGTCAAAGGACACGACTTCCCCCAGATCACGTTGGTGGGAATCATCTCAGCCGATGTCACCCTCAACCTCCCTGACCTCCGGGCAGCGGAGAGGGGTTTTCAACTGCTCAGCCAAGCGGCTGGAAGGGCAGGAAGGGGGAGGCGTCCAGGAAAGGTCATCATCCAGACCTTTCTCCCCGATAATTACGCCATTCAAAGGGCCAAAGGACATGACTTCTGGGGCTTCTATCAGGAGGAGATGGCCTTACGCAAGGCCCTGCGCTACCCCCCATTCACCCGCATGGTCAATATAAGGGTCTCATCCAGAGACCCCCAGGATGCAGAAGTGGGAATACAAAAGCTGGCGAAAAAGGGGGCAATTCTACTAAAGGCCCACCCGGGGAAGGTGCAGATATTGGGGCCAAGCCCTGCCCCCTTAGCCCAGATCAAAGGGAGATACCGCTGGCAACTCATCCTCAAGGGGGAAAGGATCACCCACCTTCAACGTTTCGTCCACCCCTTGATGGAAGAGGGAAAAAGACTAAAAGGGGTAAGAATAGAGGTGGATGTGGACCCCCTTTCCATACTTTGAAATAGAGGCCTATCCTAGATAAGCACTATATAAGGGTCTGGATCTTCTCTCATTTAGTTGGTGGAATTGAAAGGATTTAAGGGGCCAATAAATACAGGGTCCTAGGGGCCAAGGGGTCTAGTGGTCGAGTGAAATACACTAGAACCCTGGAATCCTAGAACCCTTCATTTTGAATCCTTGGACCCCTTTTAGCAACTTTTTTTGGAGAAGAACCAAGGCTCTTTATAACAAAAGGAATATATTGACTTTCAAGAATTCATCCTATAGATTCTAATGGAAATTGAAGTATTATCGGGATTTTTAAGGGAAACCCCTGTAGGATCCTTTTCTTCGGTCCTTTTTGTCCCCCAAACTTCAGAGAAAAGGGGAAGACCGTCTACCAATATGATGAGGGGAAAAAGTTCGCCAGAGAAAAAGATAAACCCAAATAAAGGAATGATCAAGATGGGGAAAAAGGCCTTTCCCCTCCTTTTGCTCTTATTCCTCCTCTTGCTCCCGGGAAAACTCCACCCCAAGGGGGCATACCATTATTGCATGCCCGAAAATAGGGGTGGGATAGATCCATCGGCAAATACAGTGATCGGGGCATTCCGAGACTATACCATTAGAGAAGAGGATACCCTGTTGGACATCGCCAGGAAATACGATCTGGGATATCTGGAGTTGGTCATTCTCCATCCCGACATCGATCCCTGGGTACCCCCTGCAGACAAAAAAATGAAGGTCCCCACCTCCTGGGTGCTCCCCATATTCTATAAACGGGGGATCGTAATCAACATCCCTGAGTTAAGGCTTTATCTGTTTCTAAAAGGGATCCAGATGGTGAAGACATATCCCATCGGCGTCGGAGTCCTGGACTGGCCCACCCCCTTCGGGAGTTTTAAGGTAGTGGAAAAGACCAAAAACCCCACCTGGAACATCCCCCCCTCCATTCAGGAAGAATACGGGACAAGATTTATCCCCCCAGGCCCAGATAATCCCCTGGGAGAATATTGGTTACGGCTTTCCAACAATGACTATGGCATTCATGGCACCAACTCTCCCTGGGGAATAGGTAGATTGGTAAGTCATGGCTGTATAAGGCTTTATCCAGAGGATATTGAGGAGCTCTTCTCCTTGGTGAAATTAGGGACACCTGTGGAGATCATCTATGAACCTATAAAGATCGGTTTTAAAGATAACCACATCTTTATCGAGGTCCACCCCGATATCTACCATAAGATCCCCGACCTCCTCCTCCACAGCGCAAAGAAGCTCTTTACCTATCGGATTTGGGAGGAGGTAGATCTCGACCTCCTCGTCCAGGCCCTGGAGGAACAAACGGGGATCCCCGTCGATATCACGCGAAAAAAGTAAGGGCGGCAACCAAGAGATTACCGCCCTTACATGGCCTTACTTCCGCAATCCCTTCTCAAAAGCCTTCTCGCACTTCTCGGCACAGAT
It encodes:
- the priA gene encoding primosomal protein N' produces the protein MSQAGIDKGGVYAEVGIALPLEKTLYYAIPSHLRSLSEVGKRVLVPLGRRKVTGYLLEIPPHLPPGIRGIDIKEILDILDEAPLFDEGMLQFFRWIANYYLAPLGEVIKTALPPGINWESYYHVSLTQEGKRVALGHSPHRAPYVEVLQAIDPQKGSPLKRLLKDHPRRSLFFSLQKKGLISLEAKIKEGRTKVKKLTFVETLPPPCPAEPLKPRKREILSFLDGKRRVPMGELQRRFKRAPSAIKELMKRGIVAVKEEEIYREPVMEVLEREEGPFSMTTEQQETLKQIRRALEGNMFSPFLLHGVTGSGKTEVYLRAVQEALSLGKQALILVPEISLTPQLLGRFQRRLAVEMALLHSGLSPGQRYDQWRKVSKGGLKVVIGARSAIFAPCKDLGLIIVDEEHETSYKQEEGVRYNARDLALVRAKREGAVVVLGSATPSLESFYNAQRGKFQPLHLTQRVAGGILPQVDIVDLKGEKHPLLSSTLKEALAEALENGGQSLLFLNRRGFSSSVICADCGSPFKCNNCSVTLTFHAQRRVLLCHYCGYHLPALQICPHCGGGKIQLLGFGTERVEEEIRKLFPQARVARMDSDVMTRRGAYGRLLRALERGEIDILIGTQMIVKGHDFPQITLVGIISADVTLNLPDLRAAERGFQLLSQAAGRAGRGRRPGKVIIQTFLPDNYAIQRAKGHDFWGFYQEEMALRKALRYPPFTRMVNIRVSSRDPQDAEVGIQKLAKKGAILLKAHPGKVQILGPSPAPLAQIKGRYRWQLILKGERITHLQRFVHPLMEEGKRLKGVRIEVDVDPLSIL
- a CDS encoding L,D-transpeptidase family protein, with the protein product MMRGKSSPEKKINPNKGMIKMGKKAFPLLLLLFLLLLPGKLHPKGAYHYCMPENRGGIDPSANTVIGAFRDYTIREEDTLLDIARKYDLGYLELVILHPDIDPWVPPADKKMKVPTSWVLPIFYKRGIVINIPELRLYLFLKGIQMVKTYPIGVGVLDWPTPFGSFKVVEKTKNPTWNIPPSIQEEYGTRFIPPGPDNPLGEYWLRLSNNDYGIHGTNSPWGIGRLVSHGCIRLYPEDIEELFSLVKLGTPVEIIYEPIKIGFKDNHIFIEVHPDIYHKIPDLLLHSAKKLFTYRIWEEVDLDLLVQALEEQTGIPVDITRKK